The nucleotide sequence GCTGCCAAAGGAGAGTAGCCCCTTTAACAGCTGGATTTCAAATGCGTAAACAAATGAAGCAGCTAATTGCTAATAATTTGGTTGTATTTAATATGGGCATTCTTAAATGCCACAATTAAAGCCTTCTGTGATGCGCCAAAATAACGGGATTCAATATCGGCAATAATATCCTCGAATTCCATCATGGATCGCCCGCTAAAAATGGATTGAACAAATTTAGATGTTAATGAAATGGTTGAAGAGCACTCAGCTTCTAATATTTTATGATTGCTCCGATCGATGACGAGTCCGATAAAATAGGAATTAAACTGCTGCATAATCGGATTGTTAGAAGCCGTTTTACTATCCCCAATTACATAGATTGTATCTTTATGAAACACGAGTGATCCTCCTGCCATTCGGATATTACGCGGGGCATTCACATGTTTTGCATGCAAATGTTCGCCGTAATAAGCATGGTACATTTATCTTAATATATCCGTCCGCTATTTGCAATATTAAAAATATTTTGTTTCAAAGACAATAGTTAGACTCCTTCTTTTGTAAACAGCTTTTTTTCTTTCCATTTTCCAAAGTGAAAATAGGCGAAGGCAAAAAGGCTGCTAATGATAAAGCTTGCCCCCATGCCAAAAGCAATGCCGCGTTCTCCTATCCAGTTTGCAAACCATTCCGTCAGTGGATATCTCAACACCCAAAAAGAAATGAAGTTCAATACCAACACTTGAAACATGGCTCCTGCTCCCCGCACGATGCCATTTAATACAAAATTCAAACCGAGGAAAGGATAGAAAAACGCCACCATTTTTACATATTCACTTCCGAATGCTACCGCTTGCTTGTCAGTAATAAACAGGCGGATGCTCCAGTCAGCGAATAAGAAGATAAATAGAGCGGCCAACAGCATAATAGCTAAATTTAACAAAGCGGCGTAGAGAGCAATTTGGTTTACCCGCTTCCACTGCTGGACGGCGATGTTTTGACCAGCCATACTGTTGACTGCTGTGCTGAGAGCCTGGGCCGGTAAGATTAACAGGCTGTCCAATCTCTGAGCAGCACCAAAACCAGCAACGGCATATCCACCAAACGAAGCAACCACACTCATAATAGCGGCCATCCCTGCAGAAATGACCGTCATTTGCAACCCAGCTGGAATCCCCTGTTTTAAGATCAGAGTTACTTCTTTTTTGGCAGGGATCGAAGGAATGGTGAACGGAATCAATTTAAACCGAATGCTAACTACTAGACCATACAAAAAAGCGGCACCTTGAGCGAAAATGGTGGCATAGGCGGCACCGTCAATGCCCATGTCTAATACACGGATAAATAATGGATCAAGAACAGCGTTTAATATAACTGCCATGGAAACAAACCGGATAGGCGTCTTGCTGTTTCCGAGCGCACGAAAAACCGTGCCAATAAAGTTGTAACCGAATAAAAAAAGAATGCCAATAAAGTTTATTTGTAAGTAACTGACCGCTTCAGGAACCATGACGGATGGCGTATCCAGCAATCGTAAAATATCTTCTGCCCCAAAAAAGCCAGCTATACCTAGACTAATGGACAAAAAAGTTAAAAGGACAATAAAAGCATTT is from Bacillus sp. PK3_68 and encodes:
- a CDS encoding MATE family efflux transporter, producing MKQHDFTTGNIWRQLLTFSLPILLTNLLQVSYQFIDSLWVGNLLGANALGAVAVSSTVIFTVLSFIIGINNATLTILSQLKGKDDTEHLKRYVNAFIVLLTFLSISLGIAGFFGAEDILRLLDTPSVMVPEAVSYLQINFIGILFLFGYNFIGTVFRALGNSKTPIRFVSMAVILNAVLDPLFIRVLDMGIDGAAYATIFAQGAAFLYGLVVSIRFKLIPFTIPSIPAKKEVTLILKQGIPAGLQMTVISAGMAAIMSVVASFGGYAVAGFGAAQRLDSLLILPAQALSTAVNSMAGQNIAVQQWKRVNQIALYAALLNLAIMLLAALFIFLFADWSIRLFITDKQAVAFGSEYVKMVAFFYPFLGLNFVLNGIVRGAGAMFQVLVLNFISFWVLRYPLTEWFANWIGERGIAFGMGASFIISSLFAFAYFHFGKWKEKKLFTKEGV
- a CDS encoding DUF3870 domain-containing protein, whose amino-acid sequence is MFHKDTIYVIGDSKTASNNPIMQQFNSYFIGLVIDRSNHKILEAECSSTISLTSKFVQSIFSGRSMMEFEDIIADIESRYFGASQKALIVAFKNAHIKYNQIISN